DNA sequence from the Myxococcaceae bacterium JPH2 genome:
TTGAAATGGGCGCGAGTCATGGCCACTCCGACGCAGTCCTTCGCCCGCATCGCCCGCAACATTGGACTCACCTTGGTGGGGCTGTTCGTGCTGCTCCTCATCACCGTCGCAGTCGTCCCCTCGTACGACGAACTCCCCGAGGACTCAGCGGTAATGGACCTGCGCGCCATTCGCTCAGCGCTGAAGCTCTATTACAGGCAGCAGCGGCACTTCCCATCCACCCAGGAAGGCCTCTCAGCCCTGGTGGCGACCCAGAACCTGGAGAAGATTCCGACGGACCCGTGGCACCGCGAGTACCACTACGTGCTCGATGACGAGGGCCCGCGCGTCTGGACGAACGGGGCGGACGGAGTGCCCGGTGGTGACGGAGAAAACGCGGAGTTCACCATGGCGCGGTTCGACACCGAGCTGCTCTGCGAACCCCAGGTGAGCATCACTCCTGCCGCGAGTGGGGTGCGGGACGCGACTCCCACCCACCCCGTGGCTCCCGCCTCACATCCTCCGCATTGAACACGCGGCGCAGCCGACTCAGCGGTCACGCACATCCACTCGCGAAACTCGCATGACCATCTCCAATCCCTCTCGCCCACCGTGCTCGCCCTGGCGCTCCCTCCTGTCCTTCCTCCGGAACATCCTGGCCGTGTTCGGCGGACTCGTTGTCCTGCTATTCATTCTCAGCACTACTGGAATCCTTCCGCACCTGGGCGAAACGCCCAAAAGCGAGCGAGCGATGAAGGACCTGTGTGCCATCCGCACGGCACTGAAGCTCTATTACGAGCAGCAGGGGCACTTCCCCTCTACCCAGGAAGGGATCCCAGCGCTGGTGGTAACACGGCATCTGGACAGGATTCCCACGGACCCATGGGGCCGTGAGTACGACTACTTACTCGACGACAAGGGCCCACACGTCACGGCGACTGGCGCGGACGGAGCCCCGGGTGGTGAGGATGTCGACGCGGACATCGACATGGACCCACTCGAGGCCGAGCCCATCAGTCGCACTCCGGCGAGCGTCACTCCTGCCGCGAGTGGGGCGCGGGACGCGGCTCCCCTCCCCCATGAGGCTCCCGCCTCGCACCCTCTGCATTGAACACGCGGCGCAGCCGACTCAGCAGCCACGCGCGACCGTCGGAGAGAATCTCGTAGACGGTTGGAATCACCAGCAGCGTGAGCAGCGTGGAGGTGATGACGCCTCCAATCACCGCTCGGCCCAGCGGTGCTCGAAAGTCGCCGCCCTCGCCGTGCCCCAGCGCCACCGGCACCATGCCCGCGATGAGCGCGAACGTCGTCATGATGATGGGCCGCAGGCGGATGCGCCCCGCCTCGATGAGCGCCTCGCGCAACGGCGTCCCGCGCGCATGAGACCACTTGGCGAAGTCGATGAGCAGGATGGCGTTCTTCGCCACGATGCCCATCAGCAGGATGACGCCAATCAAGCTCATGATGTTCAGCGTGTCGCCCGTCACCAACAAGGCCAGCACCACACCAATCAGCGACAGCGGCAGCGACACCAGGATGGCCAGCGGATCCACGAACGAGCCGAACTGGACGACGAGGATGAGGTACATCAGCAACACCGCCACCCCCAGCGCCAGGAACACCCGGCCAAACACCTCGCGCTGGTCCGCGGACTCCCCGCCGAGCGACATCACGTAGCCCTTGGGAATCGTCACGCCCTTGAGCCTCGCTTCGATGTCTCGCGTCACCTCGGAGAGCGAGCGCCCCTGCACGTTCGCCTGGACGTTGATGACCTTCTCTCGGTTCAGGTGATTGATTTGCGCCGGGCCCAGCGTCTGTCGCACCGACGCCACCTGTCCCAACGGCACCACGATGGGCGCGCCGTTGAGACCCGCTCCAATCACCAGCGGGAGCTGTGCCAGATCCGAGGGCTGCGTGCGCGACTCGGGCGCCAGGCGCACCATCACGTCTCGCGTCTTGCCTGAAGGGTCCACCCAGTCCCCCGAGTCGAGCCCCGCGAAGGCCGGCTGTAGAGACTGCGCCACCTGCCCCACTGTCACGTTGAGCTGTCCCGCCAGTCCTCGGTTCAGCTCCACCTCCAGCTCGGGCTTCTGGCCGCGCGTGGACAGGCCCACGTCCACCGCGCCAGGAACCTGGCGGACCGCCGCCATCACCTTCTCCGCCAGCGCGTTGAGGGGCTGTGTCTCCGGGCCGCGCAACTCCAACTGGATGGACTTCAGCGCGCCTCCAAAGCCGCTGGTGAAGACAGAAGCCGTGGCCCCGCCCACTTCGAGCAACTCCCGTCGGAAGACGCGGCCCAATGCATCCTGGTTCTGCTTGCGCTCGGTCCTTGGCTTCAGCCGCACGTACACCAACGCTTGATCCACGCCCGGCGCGCGCAGCGGCAGCGGCGTCCCGATGGTCGAGTAAGTGTAGGCCACCTCGGAGTGCGCACGAATGCGGCGGGACACCTCATCTACCTTGCGCCGCGTGTACTCCAGGCTGGAGCCCGGCGGCGTCTCCACCAGCACCTCCAGCTCGCCTCGGTCACTCACCGGGACGAAGCCCGCGCCGCCAATCGTCGCCTGCAGCATCACCGCGCCCACGAGCGAACCCACCGCGAGCAGCACCATCACCAACCGATGGTCCAGCGCCCACGCAATCACGCCCTTGTAGCGATCCGCCTGTCGGTCGAACCAGTGATTGAAGTGCGCCAGCCCTCGGGAGATGAATCCTCTGCGTGCGCCGGACTCCGTCTGGGGATCGGCCCAGTACGCGCTGAGCATCGGGTCCAACGAGAAGCTGACGAACAACGACACCAGCACCGAGCACGCGATGGTGAGCGCGAACGGCTTGAACCACTGCCCCGCCACTCCGGACATGAAGGCCACGGGGATGAACACCGCCACGATGGAGAACGTGGTGGCCGCCACCGCGAGCCCGATTTCATGCGTGCCCTCGCGCGAGGCGGTGAAGTGGTCCTTCCCCATCTCAATGTGGCGCACGATGTTCTCGCGCACCACGATGGCATCGTCGATGAGGATGCCGATGGCCAGCGTCAGCCCGAGCAGCGACATGGTGTTGAGCGTGAAGCCAAACACCCAGACGCTGATGAAGGACGCCAGCGCACTCACGGGCAGGGCCAGCCCCGTGATGACCGTGGAGCGCCACGAGTTCAGGAACAGGAACACCACCAGCACCGTCAACAGCGCGCCCTCCACGAGCGCCTGCTGCACGTTCACCACCGCGGCGCGCACGCGCTTGCCCGCGTCTCGCACCACCTCCAGCCTCGCTTGTTCGGGCAACCGCTGCTGAAGCACCCGCACGCGCTCGCGCACGGCGTCCGCCACCTCCGTGGTGCTGTAGCCCTTGGACTTCAGCACGTCGATGCCCACCGCCTTGCCCCCGTTGAACAAGGCTTCGGTGCGTGGCTCCTCAGTGCCGGCGAAGACATCCGCCACTTCCCCCAGTCGCACCATGCGCCCGCCGCGCTCGGCCACGGCCACGCGCGCGAAGTCCTCCGGTGTCTCCAGGCGGCCTCGCAAACGGATGGTGCGCTCCTCCAGCTCCGTGTTGAGCCGCCCCACTGGCGCGGCGAGGTTTTGCGCTTGCAGCGCCGCGACAATCTGCGCGACGGACAGGCCTGCGGCTTGAAGCGCGGCGGGACGCACCTGCACCGTCATCTCTCGGTCCAGTCCCCCCACCACCGTCACCTGGGCCACGCCCGCCACGGAGCGCAGCTCGCTCACCACCAGCGGATCCGCCAGTCGTGACAGCGCGGGCACATCGAGCGAAGGCGACGTCAGCACCAGCGACAGGATGGGCTGCTGCGAGGGGTCGAACCGCGTGAGGATGGGCTCCTTCATCTCCTGTGGCAGGTCCGCCCGTTTGCTGGAGATGGCATCGCGGATGTCCTGCGAGGCCTGCTGCACGTCCTTCGAAAAGTCGAAGAAGACGGTGAAGGTGGCCAGGCCATCCGTCGCGCTGGAGGTCGTCTTCTTCGCGTCGACGCCGCTGATGCTGAAGATGGCGTCCTCGATGGGCTCGACGATCTCTCGTTCCACCGTGTCGGGCGAGGCTCCCAGGTAGACGATGGACACGGCAATGACCGGCTGCTGGATGTCGGGGAACTCGTCCGTCTCCAGGTTGAGGAGCGCGACGATTCCGAAGACGACCAACGCCACCATCACGGTGATGGTGACGATGGGACGCTTGATGGCGAAGTCCGAGATGAACACCGAGCGACTCCCGTGAAGATGA
Encoded proteins:
- a CDS encoding type II secretion system protein GspG; this encodes MATPTQSFARIARNIGLTLVGLFVLLLITVAVVPSYDELPEDSAVMDLRAIRSALKLYYRQQRHFPSTQEGLSALVATQNLEKIPTDPWHREYHYVLDDEGPRVWTNGADGVPGGDGENAEFTMARFDTELLCEPQVSITPAASGVRDATPTHPVAPASHPPH
- a CDS encoding type II secretion system protein GspG encodes the protein MTISNPSRPPCSPWRSLLSFLRNILAVFGGLVVLLFILSTTGILPHLGETPKSERAMKDLCAIRTALKLYYEQQGHFPSTQEGIPALVVTRHLDRIPTDPWGREYDYLLDDKGPHVTATGADGAPGGEDVDADIDMDPLEAEPISRTPASVTPAASGARDAAPLPHEAPASHPLH
- a CDS encoding efflux RND transporter permease subunit, with translation MFISDFAIKRPIVTITVMVALVVFGIVALLNLETDEFPDIQQPVIAVSIVYLGASPDTVEREIVEPIEDAIFSISGVDAKKTTSSATDGLATFTVFFDFSKDVQQASQDIRDAISSKRADLPQEMKEPILTRFDPSQQPILSLVLTSPSLDVPALSRLADPLVVSELRSVAGVAQVTVVGGLDREMTVQVRPAALQAAGLSVAQIVAALQAQNLAAPVGRLNTELEERTIRLRGRLETPEDFARVAVAERGGRMVRLGEVADVFAGTEEPRTEALFNGGKAVGIDVLKSKGYSTTEVADAVRERVRVLQQRLPEQARLEVVRDAGKRVRAAVVNVQQALVEGALLTVLVVFLFLNSWRSTVITGLALPVSALASFISVWVFGFTLNTMSLLGLTLAIGILIDDAIVVRENIVRHIEMGKDHFTASREGTHEIGLAVAATTFSIVAVFIPVAFMSGVAGQWFKPFALTIACSVLVSLFVSFSLDPMLSAYWADPQTESGARRGFISRGLAHFNHWFDRQADRYKGVIAWALDHRLVMVLLAVGSLVGAVMLQATIGGAGFVPVSDRGELEVLVETPPGSSLEYTRRKVDEVSRRIRAHSEVAYTYSTIGTPLPLRAPGVDQALVYVRLKPRTERKQNQDALGRVFRRELLEVGGATASVFTSGFGGALKSIQLELRGPETQPLNALAEKVMAAVRQVPGAVDVGLSTRGQKPELEVELNRGLAGQLNVTVGQVAQSLQPAFAGLDSGDWVDPSGKTRDVMVRLAPESRTQPSDLAQLPLVIGAGLNGAPIVVPLGQVASVRQTLGPAQINHLNREKVINVQANVQGRSLSEVTRDIEARLKGVTIPKGYVMSLGGESADQREVFGRVFLALGVAVLLMYLILVVQFGSFVDPLAILVSLPLSLIGVVLALLVTGDTLNIMSLIGVILLMGIVAKNAILLIDFAKWSHARGTPLREALIEAGRIRLRPIIMTTFALIAGMVPVALGHGEGGDFRAPLGRAVIGGVITSTLLTLLVIPTVYEILSDGRAWLLSRLRRVFNAEGARREPHGGGEPRPAPHSRQE